ggcagaagcaatgctagcatttatttcaagaggactagaatacaaaaacaacgatgtaatgctgaggctctataaggagctggtcaggccgcatttggagtattgtgagtaattttgggcaccatatctgaggaaggatgtgctagagagggtccagaggaggtttacaagaataatcccaggaatgagtggcttaacatatgatgagcgtttgacagcacttggcctgttctcgctggagtttaggatgacctaattgaaacttactgaatagtgaaaggtttggatagagtggatgtgaagaggatgtttccaataatgggagagttaaggaccagaggtcatagcctcagaattaaaggacggtccTTTAGAGGCGGAATTTCctcagacagagggtggtgaatctgtgcaattctttgccacagaaggctgtggaggccaagtgagtggatatttttacattttacatcgCCCATTTTCCCATCTGGTCTAGATCTTTTGGCAACTTTCCTCATGAACAAGTCTGCTCATTTTTGTGCTATCCGCAACTTATTAATCACACCACCTACAGTTTTATACGATCTTGTATAtattatatgcacacacacatatttcaGTTTTagcgataacaggcccttcggcccaccgagtccacaatgatccctgcacattaataatctcctacacacactaaggataattttacatttacacccagccaattaaccgacaaacctgtacgtctttggagtgtgggaggaaaccggagatctcggagaaatcccacgcggtcacggggagaacgtacaaattccatacagacagcacccctagtcaggatcgaacctgggtttcggacacttaaggcagcaactctaccgctgcaccaccgtgccacccgtaagaatatatataaatatataaacgttaaaaaaaaagaaccaaggaTCAGCCCtgatccctgtggtacaccactggttacagacctccagtcagtataataaccatataacaattacagcacggaaacaggccatctcggccctacaagtccgtgccgaacaacttttttcccttagtcccacctgcctgcactcataccataaccctccattcccttctcatccatatgcctatccaatttatttttaaatgataccaacgaacctaccgccaccacttccactggaagctcattccacaccgctaccactctctgagtaaagaagttccccctcatgttacccctaaacttctgtcccttaattctgaagacatgtcctcttgtttgaatcttccctattctcaaagggaaaagcttgatcacgtcaactctgtctatccctctcatcattttaaagacctctatcaagtccccccttaatcttctgcgctccagagaataaagacctaacttattcaacctatctctgtaatttagttgttgaaaccctggcaacattctagtaaatctcctctgtactctctctattttgttgacatccttcctataattgggcgaacaaaattgtacaccatactccagatttggtctcaccaatgccttgtacaattttaacattacatcccagcttctatactcaatgctctgatttataaaggctagcataccaaaagctttctttaccaccctatctatatgagattccaccttcaaggaactatgcacggttattcccagatccctctgttcaactgtattcttcaattccctaccatttatcatgtacatcctattttgatttgtcctgccaaggtgtaacacctcacatttatcagcattaaactccatctgccatctttcagcccatttttccaaatggcctaaatcactctgtagactttggaagtcctcttcattatccacaacaccccctatcttggtatcatctgcatacttactaatccaatttaccaccccttcatccagatcattgatgtacatgacaaacaacaaaggacccaacacagatccctgaggcaccccactagtcacctgcctccaacccgacaaacagccatccaccattaccctctggcttctcccattcagccactgctgaatccatcttgctattcctgcatttatacccaacagtttaaccttcttaaccaaccttccatgaggaaccttgtcaaaggccttactaaagtccatatagacaacatccactgctttaccctcgtcaatttccctagtaacctcttcaaaaaattcaagaagattagtcaaacatgaccttccaggcacaaatccatgttgactgttcctaatcagaccctgtttatccagatgcttatatatattatctctaagtatcttttccattaatttgcccaccactgaagtcaaactaacaggtctataattgctaggtttactcttagaaccctttttaaacaatggaacaacatgcgcagtacgccaatcctcggggactattcccgtttctaatgacatttgaaatatttctgtcatagccccggctatttctacactaacttccctcaatgtcctagggaatatcctgtcaggacctggagacttatccacttttatatttttcaaaagtgtcagtacttcctttactttgaaactcatagtatccataactactctactcgtttcccttacctcacataatacgCCTCTACCACTCACTACcccgccttcagtggcaaagccaGCTGCGATATTGATGCAGACAtcatggactaaagggcctgtttcagtgctgttctGTATTCTTGAAGGATTAGAGTCTTAAAACTTGGGTCACAGAATATTGAGGCACTGATGGGTGAaaatgaggtgtgtgtgtgtgtgtgtgtgtgagggggcagACATATGGCGATTATATCTCAGTGCCATGTTCCAGAAGTCTCTCTATAACTCTTCATGCCTATACTGTTCGGAAGCAGAGTGATATTTGTTCTGCATGAACTGAGCTGGTCTTGACAATGTCTCTCTCCTCAGGTGTGTGATTCAGACACCGTTCTGGATCCAGCCTGCACTGCAGAGATGGTGAGAGTCCTGGATGCAGATCCCAGTGTAGGGGCAGTGGGAGGTGACGTACAGGTGCGTACAACTCGTGTCACAGTTCTACCTACTCCAGCCCGGGAAATCAGACAATGCTTGATCAGTGGTGACCAAATAAAACGTTCCCACAACCCTAAGGATTGGGGCTCCTTGCATCTCCAGCAGCTTTACATCTAAGCATAGAGTACAACACAGTAACAGGCCCCTGGCACAGcttctccatgctgaccaagttgccacaTTGGGCTagtatttggcccatagccctcccaACCCTTCTTATCCATGTGTCTTTTAGAAGTCAAAAATGAATCCCTTTCTGCAGCTTCAGGGCGCCATCCTTGCTGCCCCCGAACACTTCATCCaaggggatcattcttgtaaacggcCTTGAGTAGGAACCGAGCTGCAGCTGAAGCTCTACCCGAGATGTCCGCGGCAACCTCCTGCCTCCACCGCTACTTCACCAAAACATTCAGGACAATCAAACACGGTTACTTTAACTCGTTTCTACAAATTCCCCATCATTAGCTCAAACTGCTCCACATGGCCCTCAATCTTTTCCAAACATTTCGCCAGAGTCGAGCTGCTGGACTGCAGGGATGGTGTTTCCTGGTCCTCACCTCAGGAGCATTGATACTGTAGATCACTGCTCCCACTGATAGATCAGTTCGCACTGACAGATCACTGCTCCCACTGATAGATCAATGTTCCCACTGACCACTTGTGTGGTGAGCTCAGCACTGCCGTACAAACCACTCTGCTTTACCCACAGATCCTGAACCAACACGACTCCTGGATTTCCTTCCTGAGCAGCGTACGTTACTGGATGGCCTTCAATGTGGAGCGAGCCTGCCAGTCCTACTTTGGCTGCGTCCAGTGCATCAGTGGCCCCCTGGGCCTGTACCGAAACTCGCTGCTGCGCCTCTTCCTACACGACTGGTACAGCCAGCATTTCCTCGGCTCCAAATGCAGCTTCGGGGACGACCGTCACCTCACCAACCGCGTGCTGAACCTGGGCTTCAAGACCAAGTTCACGGGCCGCTCCCGCTGTCTGACCGAGACTCCCAGTGGCTACCTGCGCTGGCTCAACCAGCAGACCCGCTGGAGCAAGTCGTACTTCCGTGAGTGGCTGTACAGCGCCCTGTGCTTCCACAAGCACCACCCCTGGATGACTTACGAGGCTGTGGTCAGCGGCTTCTTCCCCTTCTTCCTGACGGGCACGGTGCTACAGCTGTTCTACCGAGGCCGGCTGTGGAatatcctgctcttcctgctggcCGTGCAAGGTGTGGGGGTGTTGAAGGCGGCCCTGGCCTGCCTGCTGCGAGGCTCGGCCCACATGCTCTTCCTGTCCCTCTACTCGCTGCTCTACATGTCCAGCCTGCTGCCGGCCAAGCTCTTCGCTCTGCTCACCATCAACCGGCCGGGCTGGGGCACCTCTGGCCGCCGCCGCCTTGTGCTCAACCTGGTGGGGCTGCTGCCTGTGTCCGTGTGGTTCGCGGTGCTAGCCGGTGGTCTGGCCTACACCGTGTACCGGGAGTGCCAGCAGCCGCTGCCCGACACTGAGAGGCCTTTCCTCATCGCCGGCTCCGCCATCTACGCCTGCtactggctgctgctgctggccctCTACCTGGCCATCGTGGCCAAGCCCTGCGGCCGCAAGCAAGAGCTCCCCGACCAGGCCTTGCTGCAAGCCTGAGGCCCAGATGTGTGACTGAGGCCTGGAGCCAAGCACCCAGTGGCGAGagctctgtctgtctgtgccGACCCACAGAGGAACGTGCAGCGTTGCAAGGTCGTCCCGCAGTGGGCTCTGTCTGCCGGCCACGTCTGCTGGCCACTGGAGGGATGGGCATGTTCAGTATTTGGGGAAATGATCTGCAATTTGCAGCAATGATCAGCTGCGTTCCCACCGCTGCAGAACCGAGCCTGCCACTCACCCCTTTTACAATGCTGCTGTTTTTTTAAGTAGTTTATTTTTTTACGACACAATATTTAGACTATAACCACGGCTCCACTTGCCGGGAGTGCATGGGCTTTACGATTTGTACAATACTTGGCAGTCGCGGTGCTGACTCATTTATCTCACTGTTGGTCACAACATCCACTTTTGTAATCACTGACCCATGCATTAAACTATGCTGATGGTTTGGagaaacataataaaataaagaTTATAATATGTGATGTGATATAATATGTAAACCTCTCCAAATCATTTGAATGACCAGGATGATGGTTACACGAGGAAAAGCAGGCAGCATGTGCAGGTAACAGATTACACTGAGGATTTGTTTTTGCAGGGCCATCTCTGCATTAATCCACAGCAACCCATGGGATGGGCATTGATCCACCTCTGGCCCCGAAGTGGAGAGCAAAGTCAATGAAGGGCACAGAACATGGCTGATAACCACAAGCCCACCTCCCACAGCTACCTGGATTCCATCACATCCCACCTTGCGACAGGCAAGGAAATCAGTCATGCACTTTCTTCATTCTGATGACAGCAATTTCCAGTTTTTTGGAGATAGCTTCCTTCCTCTGAAAGCATGCTTCCCCTTCACTGTAGTTGACATGTCTCTGAAGCAGCCAGTTtctgacaggtacacaaaattgctggggaaactcagcgggtgcagcagcatctatggagcgaaggaaataggcgacgtttcgggccgaaacccttcttcagactgatggggggtggggggggggaaagaaagaaggaaaaggggaggaggaggagcccgcgggcgggcggatgggagggggggaggagacagctagagggttaaggaaggggaggagacagcaagggctagccaaattgggagtctgtctcctccccttccttaaccctctagctgtctcctcccaccctcccatccgcccgccctcgggctcctccccttttccttctttctttcccaccccccatcagtctgaagaagggtttcggcccgaaacgtcgcctatttccttcgctccatagatgctgctgcacccgctgagtttccccagcaattttgtgtaccttcctgtctcctccctttccttaaccctctagctgtctcctcccaccctcccatccgcccgccctcaggctcctcctcctcctccccttttccttctttctttcccccccccccaccccccatcagtctgaagaagggtttcggcccgaaacgtcgcctatttccttcgctccatagatgctgctgcacccgctgagtttccccagcaattttgtataccttcgatattccagcatctgcagttcccttttgaacagtttcTGACAGGGTTCCTCACAACCTTGCCTTCCTTTCCATGGTTACTGTGCTCCGTCTCCTTAACATCCCACCACCTGATACGGTTACAGAGAGGGTGGGGAAGGTATAGGACAAAGGGAACAACACTAACAGATTGATTTGATGATAAACTTGATGAGGCCATCTCATTGTTAGGATGATCCAGGAACGTAGAGAGAACACAGGAACAAACAATGTAAACATTGGGAAAAGCAAAACTATTGGAAAAGCCCAGTGGGTTTTCAACACAGGCTATTTAACACAGAGATGGGAGACTGAGATGATGTAGATGAATGGTGTATAGTACAACGTGATGTGGCTGAATGTGTCTAGAAGTTTGCAATGTACCCAGACGGGAGTGGTGCTGGCCGACATCTCACATCAAGCTTTTTCTAAGTGTGGAGGCTTCTCTCCATAAAGCTGTCATATTTGCAACATTCTCCTACATCGCCCTGTATCCCAGTCACAGCACACCCTTTCCTCCCTCCCCGTCGTTATTCATTTTCTGTTCTTTTACTCTCCCGACAGACCAGTTACATTAACGCCTTCATCACCCACTACCACTTTGCCCATTCACTCTATCCTGTGCTCCAACCTGTCACACTCAGCCAATTTCCCTTCTTCCTCTGACTCCCTGGGCCAAGTGGACCATCTGCCCCTGGCTAAAATCCTCGTGAAGATCCAAGCACAAATTCCGCATTAAAGCCCCTCATTACCATTTCAACGTTAAATCATATTAGTCTAGCAGAAACTTCCTGAATAAATCGACATCACTGACCTTGCTCAATCTAATCTGCCCCCTTTCTAACTTCTGTCCAAGTTGCTTTGCCCACTTTCCTTCGTCCACTGTTTCTTTGAACCACTAAGGCCACTTCAAGGCCATTTCAGTCAATGTGTTCTGATCTACGTGAAGATTAAGGATTACAAGTGTGACTGCATCTTTCCCACAGCCCCGTGCATTGATCAACATTGCCCATTGGAACAGAAGTGCTATGTGGGTTCTGCCAATTTGTTGATCCTCCTGATCTCCACCCAAACCGGCGCGACTGCCTGACCACACGAGCCCAGATCATCCCACACGACATGTCATCCTTTATCTTGGATTGCTAATTCCCTCTGCATTTTGCTGTGGAATATTCCGTTCCTAGCCCAGGGTGCTTTGCCACCATTGGATCATGCAGACTTCTCTCTCTTCTTGGTTCTTGCATTCATACATTGCCtttaaattttgttttttttcccatttCCCCCTTTGATCCATTTGCTGTTTCATCACATCCTATCACTCCCTACTCACCATCATCCATACCACTGtactaggaaagaactacaggtactggtttacaccaaagatcgacacaaaacactcagcaggacaggcagcatctctgaagagaaagaatgggtgacgttttgggatgagaCATCTGAAGGTTTcaaaggtgttttattgtcacgtgtaccaattaaggtacagtgatatgcgaattaccatatagccatacgaaaaaaaaagcaacaagacacacaactacaaaaggttaacataaacatccacctcagctgattccccacattccccactgtgatggaaggcaaaaaagtccaatctccttcctctttattctacctgcagtcggggcagttgaaccatctgcagtcggggcgatcgaagctcctgcggttagGAGTTCCCGAAAGTcgatctctaaccagagaccgcgagctccgtgatgttaagtccgtaagcacccacggttggagctccgaggtcgacccCTGGCAAAGTGATCGCGAGCTCCgcaatggtaagtcccgcaggcacCCGCGGTGGAAATCCCGATcaatctccagcaaaggccggcaactcctcgatgttaggccacagtcccCTCAAACCCACCGCTGTCCCAAAGTGTTGGTCAGCGTAATCTAGGCATTTATTGAAATGAACTTTCTTGTTGCGGGTGAACTGTCCTGCGGTCGGTCCACTGCCTCACTCTACACCGCGGGTACACCAGGAGGGACGCTGCTCTACCTCCTGGTCGGCTGAAGCTTGTTTTTCCTCGCCTCTTGCATTTGTGGTGATGAATGCTTCATTTCAGTCAGTAATCAACAGGATATTTTATGTAAATGATTCCTCATAGATATCTGTCTGCTTCAATGGCACAACAGCTGCTTGTTCACAGTGAAAACTAGAGTGATATAATACAGTCACTGTAAATGACCACAAAGCAGCAGCTTGTCATAAAATCTGCTTTACAACACAGTTCAGAACTTAAATCGCCTTTTCTTTCTCAGACATGAAGTCTCAGTAGAAAAATCACAAGCACTGCACGAGTTGATCTGATCAGTGCGGCAGAGAATGCTATTAAATATGCACCAGTCAGTCACCACACCACTCATTGAGCTGAAGTTTCAGGAGCCTCTGGTTACGGCTGGCTATCCTCGCTGTACATACTGCTTCAATGCCACTACACCCTCTTGGGAACGTTGGTAATAATGGGCTTTGGACGGGTTTTGAAGATGATCTTCCTCTTGATTAGTGCAGTCACCATGTAGCAGGTAGAGGTGCTCTCTTCATTAACTCCATGGGCAGCACCTTGAGCTTCCACTGggctctctgccccttctcttctGGCACTGTGCTTTACAAGTACTGCTAACGGCTTCTCCAAGTGGCTGACTTTGCCGTACAGGATGTGGTGGCCGATGATCAGAATCGGAACTCCCTGGAGGTGGACAAAGTGGGAGAAAAGATGTCTCAATCTTACTGACCAGCGAGAAGGAGCGTGGCCAACAAGAGCAAGGGTGGAGATGAGTACAAGACAGCCTCATCGATAAAAGTGAGACTTCGCTGATACGAGGGACACAATGTGATGCAGTGTTGTTCAAAAATATGCAGACACAACAGAATGTGGTGGCTACAAAGGAGATACACGACTAAAAAATGTGACGGGAGAAAGCCATGGGTGAAAATGCGAAGACATTGGCCTTACATTTTGAATCATACAGTTTGTTTAGCCCCTTCATTAGTTGGAGAACATGACTGACCatttatatttaatatttcaAAGAGAAAACAAAACCTATTGATGAGACCAGTGTAGCTgaggttgtcacatgtacctcagTAAgtcctttgacaaagtcccactaGGGAGACTGGTCCAAAGGTTCAATTCTATAGGATTCAAACAAATTAGATCCAAAACTGACTGTAATAGAGGGCAGTGTAATGGTGAAGTTCTTTTTAATGCAAGGCTCGGACCAAAAGAATCAGTGGTGGGATCCTACTGCTTGTTATATACATTAATCATTTGGATATGAACAAAAGAACTGTGATTAGTAGGTTTGCAGTTCACACAAAAGTCAtgttcatacgttctaggagcagaattagaccgttcggcccatcaagtctactccgccattcggttATGGTtgttttatctttccctctcagccccattctcctgccttcgccccatcacccaacatccttactaatccaacaatctgtcaatctctgccttaaaaatatccattaacggccaccacagccttctgtggcaatgacttccacagattcaccaccctctgactaaagaaattactcctcatctccttcccaaaggtgcgtcctttctaaggttatggtctctggtcctagactctcccacgtggaaaccctctccacattcactgtatccaggcctttcactattcggtaagtttcaatgaggtcccccctcattcttctaaactccagaaagtataggcccagtgctttcaaacgctcatcatatgttaaccccatcattcctgggatcattcttgtaaacctcctccggaccctctccaatgctagcacatccttcctcagatatggggcccaaaactgctcacaatatttcaaatgcggtTTGACCTATGCCTTATAAAGctttagcattacatccctgtttttgtattgtagccctcccgaaataaatgctaggattgcatttgccttccttactgccgATTCACCTTGCAaatgaactttttgggaatcttgcaccagcactcccaagtccctctgatttctgaattctctccttatttagaaaatagtctacgcctttattcccactaccaaaatgcatgactccacactttgctacgctgtattccatctgccacttctctgcccactcccccaacctgtccaagtccttctgcagagtccctgatttctcctattttatcatgaacttttaAGTATGTTGTAGCCTCATCCCttgtaatggactctaaaatcttaccaaccactgaa
This sequence is a window from Amblyraja radiata isolate CabotCenter1 chromosome 17, sAmbRad1.1.pri, whole genome shotgun sequence. Protein-coding genes within it:
- the chtf8 gene encoding chromosome transmission fidelity protein 8 homolog, which codes for MVQIPVALPSTRGASSPEWVLMELQGEIEARHEKGLAGSLMGDLHYSREGVPILIIGHHILYGKVSHLEKPLAVLVKHSARREGAESPVEAQGAAHGVNEESTSTCYMVTALIKRKIIFKTRPKPIITNVPKRV
- the LOC116982405 gene encoding hyaluronan synthase 3-like isoform X1, with product MPGERLCTALRITASTLFALSVLVAITCTYIKGYQFGYTENYHLSFGLYGAFLTLHLFIQSLFAFLEHRRARKENRPLKFTKSVALCIAAYQEDPDYLRKCLASVKHIAYPNLKVVMVIDGNQEEDMYMMEIFNELMGVENSGSYIWQSNYHQEGPGETEFTQSQGKSRVEQIIRQSAFSCIMQLWGGKREVMYTAFAALEDSVDYIQVCDSDTVLDPACTAEMVRVLDADPSVGAVGGDVQILNQHDSWISFLSSVRYWMAFNVERACQSYFGCVQCISGPLGLYRNSLLRLFLHDWYSQHFLGSKCSFGDDRHLTNRVLNLGFKTKFTGRSRCLTETPSGYLRWLNQQTRWSKSYFREWLYSALCFHKHHPWMTYEAVVSGFFPFFLTGTVLQLFYRGRLWNILLFLLAVQGVGVLKAALACLLRGSAHMLFLSLYSLLYMSSLLPAKLFALLTINRPGWGTSGRRRLVLNLVGLLPVSVWFAVLAGGLAYTVYRECQQPLPDTERPFLIAGSAIYACYWLLLLALYLAIVAKPCGRKQELPDQALLQA